GTCGGCAAGGTTGGCGCAAAACCGCTGCAGTGGACGGCAAGGATTCGCCAATGTTCCGGCCAGGCCGCTGCAAGGGGGGTGTCGCAGGCTGCCCGTCATCGGAAACCACCGCTGAACGGGGAGGCCATGAACCCGCCGGACGACTGCTCTGCCATCACCCGAGAACTCACCGCCGCGGGCCCGGCGTGAAGGCTTCCGCAGCGGGACCGCCCGCCGTGTTCTTCCCCGGCCAGGGGTCCCAGAAGCGCGGCATGGGAGCCGGCCTCTTCGACCGGTTCCCCGAACTGACCGCGGCGGCCGGCGACGTCCTCGGCCATGACCTCCCGCGGCTGTGTCTGGAGGACCCGGACGGGCGGCTCGACGACACGCGCTACACCCAGCCCGCGCTCTATGTCGTCAACGCCCTCGCCTACCAGGACTCGCTGGAGCGCGGCGAACCCGAGGGCGCGTACCTGCTGGGCCACAGCCTCGGTGAGTACAACGCCCTGCACGCCGCCGGCGCCTTCGACTTCGAGACCGGACTGAAGCTCGTCGTCAAGCGGGGCGAGCTGATGGCCCGGGCCACGGACGGGGCCATGCTCGCCGTCGTGGGGCCGGACGCGGACGAGGTGCGGGCCTTCCTCGCCGAGGAGGGCCTGTCGCGGCTCGACATCGCCAACATCAACACCCCTGTCCAGACCGTGCTGTCCGGGGCTCTGGACGAGATCGAGCGTGCGCACAAGACGCTCGACGCGCGCGGGACCCGGGTCGCCCGTCTGAAGGTCTCGGCCGCCTTCCACTCGCGGTTCATGGCCCCCGCCCGCGACGAGTTCGCCGCCTTCCTCAAAGGCTTCCGGTTCGCGCCCCTGCGGGCCACGGTGATCGCCAACCTCACCGCGCGGCCGTACACGGACCAGGACATCGCCGCGACGCTCAGCGAGCAGATCTGCGGATCGGTGCAGTGGCTGGACAGCGTCCGCTACCTGCTGGAGCGCACGACCGCCGGCCACTGCCGTGAGGTGGGCGAGGGAGGAGTCCTGACCCGAATGATCCGGCAGATCGACGCGGCCCCCGCCCGCCAGGTGCCGAAGCCGCAGCCCCGGTCGCGGCCACGCCTGTTCTGCATCGCCTACGCCGGAGGCGACGAGCGCGCCTACGCAGGACTCGCCGAACACTGCCCGGACGTCGACGTCGTGACGCTGGAACGCCCCGGACGCGGCCGGCGCGCCGCCGAGCCGCTGCTGCGGGAACCCGCCGCGATCGTCGACGATCTGCTCAGGCAGCTGCGGGACCGGCTCGACGCCCCGTACGCGCTCTACGGCCACAGTCTCGGAGCCCGGCTGGCGCTCCTGCTCTGCCGCCGGCTGCGCGCTGAGCGGCTCCCCGCACCGGCCCACCTGTTCGTCTCGGGGGAGAGCGGACCGTCGATCCCGAGCCGGGAGCGCCACACCTGGGAGCTGTCCACGGACGCCTTCTGGGACCACCTCAAGGAGCTCGGGGGGATCCCGGCGGAGCTGTGGGAGCACCCCGACCTGATGGCGTTCTACGAGCCCGTCCTGCGGGCCGACTTCGCCGCGCTGGGCGCCTACCGGCACGAGGACGCCCCGCCGCTGGACGTGCCGGTCACCGCCATGGCCGGCGACGACGAGCAGCTCACCCGGGCCGACCTGGAGGGCTGGCAACGGGAGAGCACCCGGCCCCTGACCACACACCGGTTTCCCGGCGACCACTTCTTCATCCGGGCCCAGTGGCCCGCGCTGGCCCGGATCGTCACTGCCGGGCTCGCGGCCCCCTGACGCCCTGCCGAACAGAGAAGAGTCCACGCGCGCCGGCCACCGGCACGTGTCCCGCACCGACCATCCCGAGGGTGACGACAGCCATGAAGCAGGAACTCAAGAAGCACATGGAAGAGCAGTTCATGTTCGAGTTCGACTCGGACATCACCGAGGACACCGACCTGTTCAAGGCGGGCATCCTCGACTCGTTCGGCTACCTCTCGCTGATGAAGCACGTCGAGGAGGAGTACGGCGTGCCGCTCGGCGAGGAGATCCTCGGCAACGTCATGGTCTCGCTGTCCGGCATCGTCGGGTTCGTCGACACCGCCCGCGCGCGGGCCGCCGGGAGCCGGTGACGCGATGTGCGGCATAGCCGGCTTCTACGGAAGCTCCCTGCCCCCGCAGGAGTACGAGAACCTGATCCACGGCATGCTCGCCCAGATCGAGCACCGCGGTCCGGACGAGGCGGGCTGCTTGCTCGACGACCGGCTGGCCATGGGCACGGTACGGCTGAGCATCATCGACCTGTCCACCGGTTCGCAGCCGGTCGGCAGCGCCGACGGCCGCTACTGGCTCTGCTACAACGGCGAGCTGTACAACTACCGCGAGCTGCGCGAGAAGCTGACCGCCCGCGGCTTCGCCTTCCGCACCGCGTCCGACACCGAGGTCGTGCTGAACGCCTGGGCCGCCTGGGGCCTCGACTGCCTGCCCCGTTTCAACGGCGCCTTCGCGTTCGCCCTCTACGACAGCACCACCGGCGAACTGCACCTGGTGCGCGACCGGTTCGGCAAGCGGCCCCTGTACGTGGCGCGCCACCGCGGTGCGTGGCTGTTCGCCTCCGAGATGAAGGCGTTCCTCGCCTACCCCGACTTCAGCTTCGCTTTCGACGAGGCACAGATGGCGTCGGTCTTCGCCACCTGGACCCCGCTGCCCGGCCAGAGCGGCTACCGCGGGATCGAGCAGATTCCCATGGGTGAGTACCTGTCCGTGCGCGGCGACGAGGTCCGGCGTGGCCGCTGGGCCACGCTCGACCTGGACGCGGGCCCGGCCCCGGAGAGCGAGCGGGAGGCCGTCGAGCTCGTCCGCGCGGACCTCGAAGCCGCGGTCGACGTGCGCCTGCGCAGCGATGTCGAGGTCGGCGTCTACGCCTCCGGCGGCCTGGACTCCTCGATCATCGCGCACCTCGCAGCCCAGCGGACGAACCGCCCGCTGCGGACGTTCTCGATCGAGTTCGAGGACGCGGAGTTCGACGAATCGGCCGAACAGGCCGAGCTGGCAGCGCATTTGGGCACGCGCCACTCCACCGTGCGCGTGACCGACGAGGATGTCGTCGACGCCTTCCCCGAAGCCGTCCGGCACGCCGAGGTGCCCGTCTTCCGCACCGCCTTCGTCCCCATGTACCTGCTGGCAGGCCATGTCCGGAGCGAAGGGATCAAGGTCGTGCTCAGCGGCGAGGGCGCCGACGAGGCCTTCCTCGGCTACGGCATCTTCAAGGACACGCAGCTGCTCTCGACCTGGCACGAGCTGGACGACGACACCCGCCTGCGCCGCTTGAGCCGGATCTACCCGTACCTGCGCCACTTCAACAGCGACGACGGCCACCGCCGGATGCTCGGCCTCTACCGGCAGTTCACCGAGGAGACCCTGCCCGGCCTCTTCTCCCACCAGATGCGGTTCCAGAACGGCCGCTTCGCCGCACGCCTGCTCAAGAACACGGGCGACCCGTTCGCGGCCCTCGGGGAACTCGTGGCCGACGAGCCCGGCTACGCACAGCTCACCCCCGTGCAGAAGGCTCAGTGGCTGGAGTTCCGCACGCTCCTGAGCGGCTACCTGCTCTCGACCCAGGGCGAGCGCATGACGCTGGCCCACGGCGTCGAGAACCGCTGCCCCTTCCTCGACCCGGCGGTGGTCCGCCGCGCCGCATCGGTCAACCTGCGGTTCGGCGACCCCTATGACGAGAAGTACCTGCTCAAGCGCGCCTACGCCGACGTGCTGCCGGAACGGATCGTGAAGAAGGGAAAGTTCCCCTACCGCGCCCCGGACAGCGCCGCGTTCGTCCGCTCCCGCCCCGAGCACCGTGAGCTGCTGACCGACCCCCACACCCTCGACGAGATCGGTGTGCTCGACGCGCGCTTCGTGAAGCGGTTCACCGACCGCGTCTTCGACAGCCCGCCCGAGCAGATCGGCACGAAGGAGAACCAGGCCTTCGTCCTCCTGGCGTCGACGGTCTGGCTGCACCACTGGTACGTGCGCGGCAACGCCCGCCGCCGGACCCCGCTCGGGGTCCCCCTGTACGTCGTCGACCGGCGCAGCGGCGCCCTGTCGGCCTAGGACGGAGAACGCGCCATGAAGAAGGAGAACGGCGTCCTCGCCGACGACCGGGACATCGCCGTCATCGGCCTGTCCCTGCGGTTGCCCGGCTCGCGCACGCCCGAGGAGTTCTGGAGCCACCTGGCCGAGGGCCGCTCGCTCATCAGCGAGGTCCCCGAGCGCCGCTGGCGCAAGGAGGACCACCTCGGCCACCCGCGCCGCGAATTCAACAAGACCAACAGCGTCTGGGGCGGCTTCGTCGACGACGCCGACTGCTTCGACGCCGACTTCTTCCAGATCTCCCCGCGCGAGGCGCAGTCCATGGACCCGCAGCAGCGGATGGCCCTGGAGCTCAGCTGGCACGCCCTGGAGGACGCCGGCTACCGGGCCGACCGCGTCGCGGGCTCCCGCACCGGCGTCTTCATGGGCGTCTGCCACTGGGACTACGCCGAGCTGATCGAGCAGGAAGTCGAGGAGATCGACGCCTACTACCCGACCGGCGCCGCGTACGCGATCATCGCCAACCGGGTCTCCCACCACTTCGACTTCCGTGGCCCGAGCGTCGTCAACGACACGGCCTGCGCCGCCTCGCTCGTGGCCGTGCAGCAGGCGGTGCAGGCCCTGCAGGCCGGCGACTGCGACCTCGCGCTCGCCGGCGGCGTCAACCTGACCTGGTCGCCGCGGCACTTCATCGCGTTCGCCAAGGCCGGCATGCTCTCGCCCGACGGCCGGTGCCGGGCGTTCGACGCGGACGCCAACGGCTATGTGCGCGGCGAGGGCGGCGGCGTCATCCTGCTCAAGCGGGCCGCGGACGCCCGCCGCGACGGCGACGCCGTTCACGCAGTGATCAAGGGCATCGGCAGCAACCACGGCGGGCGCACCAGCTCGCTGACCGTCACCAACCCGGCCGCACAGGCCGAACTGATCGCCGGCGTCTACCGCAAGGCCGGTATCGCACCCGAGACCGTCACCTACGTGGAGACCCACGGCCCCGGCACCCCGGTCGGGGACCCGATCGAGATCCGCGGCCTCAAGCAGGCCTTCGCCGACCTGGGCACGGACCGGACCGCCGAGGCCCCGGCCCACCGGTGCGGCATCGGCTCGGTCAAGACCAACATCGGCCACCTGGAAGGGGCCGCCGGCATCGCGGGCATGCTCAAGGTCATCCTCGCCATGCGCCACCGCAAGCTGCCCGCGACGGTCAACTTCCGCAAACTCAACCCCCTCATCAACCTGGACGGCAGCCCGCTGTACGTCCTAGACCGCCTCACCGACTGGGACACCGAAGGGTCCGCACCGCTGCGCGCGGGCGTCAGCTCCTTCGGGTTCGGCGGGACCAACGCCCACGTCCTGCTGGAAGCCGCGGACCCGGTGGCGGCCACCGAGGACGAAGGCGAACAGTGGCTGCCGGTGTCCGCCAAGGACGAGGAGCGGCTCCGTGAGACGTGCGCCCGGCTCGCCCGCTGGGTCCGGACCCGGATCGAGCAGAACGAGCTCCCGGCCCTCACCGATGTCGCCCGCACGCTGCGCGAAGGCCGGGTGCCCCTGCGCGAGCGCGTGGTCTTCCGCGCGAGCGGCATCGAGGAGTGGGCGGCGCAGCTGGAGAGCGTCGCCGCAGGGGAGGAGCCGCCCGCGCACTGCCCGCGCGGCCGGGCCGGAACCGAAGCCCCCGACGGTCTGGACGCGGACGACCTGACGGCCCTGGCCGAGCGCTGGCTGGAGAAGGGACGGCAGGACAAGTTCGCGGCCGCCTGGGCCCAGGGCCTGCCCGTGGACTGGGAGCAGTGGCCCGAGCACGGCCGCCGCGTGCACGTGCCCGGCTACGCGTTCGCCAGTACTCCGCACTGGTTCCGGACGGACCGGGACGAGACGACCGGGAAGCCGGAGCGCGGCGTGATGCCCACCGCTCCCGCCCCGCTCGGCGAAGGAGAGCCGGAAGGGGGCGGCTGGACCTTCCCCCTGCGCTTCGACGCCTCACAGGGATTCGTCCGCGACCACCTCGTCAACGGCGCACGGATCGTTCCCGGAGTGGTGGCCCTGGCACTCGTCACCGAGGCAGCCGGACGGGCCGCCGCCGCAGACGCCCGGGCCGGGCTGGCACCCCACATCCGCAACGCGGTGTGGATCCGCCCGCTGCTCGTCGGCGACACCGGGCTCACCGCGCAGCTCCGCCTGACCCCCGCCGCCGACGGCTACGACTACGCGATCACCGACGACCACGGCACGCAGTACACCAGCGGCCGCGTCGAGTACGGCGAGCCCGCCGCGGCCGAGAGGACGGACCCGGGCGCGCTGCGCGAGCGGTTCCCCCAGCGTGTCGACGCCGCCGAGGGGTACGCCGCGCTACGGTCCAGCGGCATCGAGCACGGCCCCGCTCTGCGCGGCCTCCACGCCCTGCACCGCGGTCCGGACGGCGTGCTGGCCGAGCTGCGGCTCCCTGCGGGTGTCCCGGACGGCATGGCGCTGCAGCCCGCGATCCTCGACAGCGCCCTCCTCGCGTGCCTGGCCCTCGGCCCGGCCGACGGCGGCTGGCGCAGGCCCGCCGCCCCCGCGGTGCCGTTCGCGCTGGACCGCCTCACCGTGCACGCGGCGACGACCCCGACGATGTGGGCGTGGCTGCGGCCGGCCGGCAGTGGCACAGCCGGCGGGACGACCGGAGCCGACATCGACCTGTTCGATGAGAACGGCCGGCTGTGCGTGCGCTTCAGCGGCTACACGTCGAGGGAACTGCCCACCGCACGACCGGCGGCGGCCCAGGCCCCGGAAGGGGAGCTTCTGGAGCTCACCGGCGTCTGGGAGGCGGCCCCTGCCCCGGCACCCGCAGCCGGGCAGGCCACCCCGGCCGGCCCGGTGACGGTGCTCAACGCCGCACTGGACGACGACCTCGCGGCGGCGAGCGCCGCACGGCTGGGAGTGGACATCCGACAGCTGGCGGTTCCGGCGGCAGCGGCCGATGTCACCGATGCCGAAGCCATGAAGGCGGCGTTCGCGGCCTGTTACCCGCAGGTCCGGCAACTGGTCGGGCAGGGACGGCAGGTGCTCGTCGTCGCACCGGGTGCACCGGACTCTCCGGTCTACGCCCCGCTGGCGGCGCTGCTGAAGACCGCACAGCAGGAGAACCCTTCGTTCCGGGGCAGGCTGGTGCTCCTCGACGCCTACGACCCCCGCGACGCCGACCGCTTCGAGCGGGTCGTCAGCGCGGAGGCAGGTGCCGGAGACGACACCGAGGCCGCTTACGACGCCCAGGACCGCCGCGTGCGGCACGGCTTCGTGGAACTCCCCCGGAACGAGGAGGGGGAGAGCCTGCTCCGCGACCGCGGCGTCTACTGGATCACCGGGGGCGCCGGCGGACTCGGTCTGCTGCTCGCCGAGCGGCTCTGCCATCGCCACCGCGCCGTGGTCGTCGTCAGTGGCCGCGCGGCGCACAGCCGGGCCGTCGAGGCACTGCGGGC
This genomic stretch from Streptomyces nigrescens harbors:
- a CDS encoding acyl carrier protein, which encodes MTTAMKQELKKHMEEQFMFEFDSDITEDTDLFKAGILDSFGYLSLMKHVEEEYGVPLGEEILGNVMVSLSGIVGFVDTARARAAGSR
- the asnB gene encoding asparagine synthase (glutamine-hydrolyzing), which codes for MCGIAGFYGSSLPPQEYENLIHGMLAQIEHRGPDEAGCLLDDRLAMGTVRLSIIDLSTGSQPVGSADGRYWLCYNGELYNYRELREKLTARGFAFRTASDTEVVLNAWAAWGLDCLPRFNGAFAFALYDSTTGELHLVRDRFGKRPLYVARHRGAWLFASEMKAFLAYPDFSFAFDEAQMASVFATWTPLPGQSGYRGIEQIPMGEYLSVRGDEVRRGRWATLDLDAGPAPESEREAVELVRADLEAAVDVRLRSDVEVGVYASGGLDSSIIAHLAAQRTNRPLRTFSIEFEDAEFDESAEQAELAAHLGTRHSTVRVTDEDVVDAFPEAVRHAEVPVFRTAFVPMYLLAGHVRSEGIKVVLSGEGADEAFLGYGIFKDTQLLSTWHELDDDTRLRRLSRIYPYLRHFNSDDGHRRMLGLYRQFTEETLPGLFSHQMRFQNGRFAARLLKNTGDPFAALGELVADEPGYAQLTPVQKAQWLEFRTLLSGYLLSTQGERMTLAHGVENRCPFLDPAVVRRAASVNLRFGDPYDEKYLLKRAYADVLPERIVKKGKFPYRAPDSAAFVRSRPEHRELLTDPHTLDEIGVLDARFVKRFTDRVFDSPPEQIGTKENQAFVLLASTVWLHHWYVRGNARRRTPLGVPLYVVDRRSGALSA
- the fabD gene encoding ACP S-malonyltransferase, with amino-acid sequence MFRPGRCKGGVAGCPSSETTAERGGHEPAGRLLCHHPRTHRRGPGVKASAAGPPAVFFPGQGSQKRGMGAGLFDRFPELTAAAGDVLGHDLPRLCLEDPDGRLDDTRYTQPALYVVNALAYQDSLERGEPEGAYLLGHSLGEYNALHAAGAFDFETGLKLVVKRGELMARATDGAMLAVVGPDADEVRAFLAEEGLSRLDIANINTPVQTVLSGALDEIERAHKTLDARGTRVARLKVSAAFHSRFMAPARDEFAAFLKGFRFAPLRATVIANLTARPYTDQDIAATLSEQICGSVQWLDSVRYLLERTTAGHCREVGEGGVLTRMIRQIDAAPARQVPKPQPRSRPRLFCIAYAGGDERAYAGLAEHCPDVDVVTLERPGRGRRAAEPLLREPAAIVDDLLRQLRDRLDAPYALYGHSLGARLALLLCRRLRAERLPAPAHLFVSGESGPSIPSRERHTWELSTDAFWDHLKELGGIPAELWEHPDLMAFYEPVLRADFAALGAYRHEDAPPLDVPVTAMAGDDEQLTRADLEGWQRESTRPLTTHRFPGDHFFIRAQWPALARIVTAGLAAP